The [Clostridium] celerecrescens 18A genomic sequence AAGCTGCAGCGACTTCTTTCTACAATGAGTTTAACTTTTTTGGACTTTTTTGCGGGCATTGGAGGATTTCGTAGAGGTATGGAATTGGCAGGTCATAAATGTATTGGTTTCTGTGAATGGGATAAGTTCGCAGTCATGAGCTACACTTCAATGCATTTGATTACAGAAGATCAAAGGCAGCTCCTTCTTCAACTTCCAATAAAACATAGGCAAAAAGAAATTTTAAAGGAGGAATATCGGAATGGAGAATGGTATGCAAATGACATCAGAACAGTTAATGTCAGAGACCTGCCAAAAGCAGATGTATGGTGTTTTGGATTTCCCTGCCAAGACATATCTATCGCCGGGAAAAGACTCGGATTCGCTGGAAAGCGTTCAAGTCTGTTTTTCACAGTTACAGGACTTATTAAAGACCTTGAAGAAAAAGATAAACCCTCAATGTTATTTATTGAGAACGTTAAAAACTTACTTAGTGTTAATCGAGGACTTGACTTTGCCAAACTTCTCATTGAGTTGGATGAAATCGGCTACGATGTCGAATGGCAAGTTCTCAATACAAAAGACTTCGGAATTCCACAAAGCCGAGAAA encodes the following:
- a CDS encoding DNA cytosine methyltransferase gives rise to the protein MSLTFLDFFAGIGGFRRGMELAGHKCIGFCEWDKFAVMSYTSMHLITEDQRQLLLQLPIKHRQKEILKEEYRNGEWYANDIRTVNVRDLPKADVWCFGFPCQDISIAGKRLGFAGKRSSLFFTVTGLIKDLEEKDKPSMLFIENVKNLLSVNRGLDFAKLLIELDEIGYDVEWQVLNTKDFGIPQSRERVFIIGFLRGRSRREVLPVRGSGCKNNFPLLKPKKYGDGILIRDVNKKGYSLAEVGDSISLAFLNSKTKRGRVGKGKVHTLTTACNQAVVCEKDRTPKIRKLTPRECFRLQGWTDYYFDKAAIVNSDNQLYKQAGNGVTVKVIQNIATKFHH